The Agromyces mariniharenae genome includes a window with the following:
- a CDS encoding carbohydrate ABC transporter permease — MTTVDRGLDPAPSAFEGERLLAPNPKPAGPRRRRRGGLAPYALLGPAIVILALITGWPLIQLVVTSFQQFGRAQVFGAPPEWVWFENYANVLTDPVFYQVLARTLVFSAACVIVTMLVGTLVALMMMRLPKPFRILLSVGMLLAWAMPALTATVVWGWMFDTAYGVVNYVLVNWFGQEQYFQHSWLIDPLSFFLVAGIIIVWGAVPFVAFTLYAGLTQVPDEVLEAAQLDGAGGVKRFRLIIFPYLKPIFLIVTILQVIWDLRVFTQIFALQDIGGIRALTNTLGVYIYQISIAGGEFGQGGAIAVITAILLMSISIYYIRQVTKEEEL; from the coding sequence ATGACCACGGTCGACCGCGGACTCGACCCCGCACCGAGCGCCTTCGAGGGCGAGCGCCTCCTGGCGCCGAACCCGAAGCCCGCCGGCCCGCGCCGCCGCCGCCGCGGCGGACTCGCCCCCTACGCGCTGCTCGGCCCGGCGATCGTCATCCTGGCGCTCATCACGGGCTGGCCGCTCATTCAGCTCGTCGTCACCTCGTTCCAGCAGTTCGGCCGCGCCCAGGTCTTCGGCGCCCCGCCCGAGTGGGTCTGGTTCGAGAACTACGCGAACGTCCTGACCGACCCCGTGTTCTACCAGGTGCTCGCGCGCACGCTGGTCTTCTCGGCCGCCTGCGTGATCGTCACGATGCTCGTCGGCACGCTCGTCGCCCTCATGATGATGCGGTTGCCGAAGCCGTTCCGCATCCTCCTCTCCGTGGGCATGCTCCTCGCCTGGGCGATGCCGGCCCTCACCGCCACGGTCGTGTGGGGCTGGATGTTCGACACGGCCTACGGCGTCGTCAACTACGTGCTCGTGAACTGGTTCGGCCAGGAGCAGTACTTCCAGCACTCCTGGCTCATCGACCCGCTGAGCTTCTTCCTCGTCGCGGGCATCATCATCGTGTGGGGCGCGGTGCCGTTCGTGGCCTTCACGCTCTACGCGGGCCTCACCCAGGTGCCCGACGAAGTGCTCGAGGCGGCCCAGCTCGACGGCGCCGGCGGCGTCAAGCGGTTCCGGCTCATCATCTTCCCGTACCTCAAGCCGATCTTCCTGATCGTGACGATCCTGCAGGTCATCTGGGACCTGCGCGTCTTCACGCAGATCTTCGCGCTGCAGGACATCGGCGGCATCCGGGCACTGACCAACACGCTGGGCGTGTACATCTACCAGATCTCGATCGCGGGCGGCGAGTTCGGCCAGGGCGGTGCGATCGCGGTCATCACGGCGATCCTGCTCATGTCCATCTCGATCTACTACATCCGCCAGGTCACCAAGGAGGAGGAGCTGTGA
- a CDS encoding carbohydrate ABC transporter permease, which translates to MTTWVLSAVSVVLFVIFVFPVYWMVNTSFQPNNQIRGSEIHFWPDNFTLRNYETVLFDPGRTPFLPAAANSLVVTILTVIVALVFAFLASIAVTRFRFKTRRLFIVTILVVQMIPGEAMIVSVFRVIDGWHLLNTIIGLTLVYIATVLPFTIWTLRGFVNGVPVELEEAAMIDGCSRAGAFWRVTFPLLAPGLIATGVFGFIQAWNEFIMALVLNARPEMMTLPVWLRTYLVANGTTNWAAIMAGSTLMAIPVIVFFLLVQGRMTSGLVSGAVKG; encoded by the coding sequence ATGACCACGTGGGTCCTCAGCGCCGTCTCGGTCGTGCTCTTCGTGATCTTCGTGTTCCCCGTCTACTGGATGGTGAACACGTCGTTCCAGCCGAACAACCAGATCCGCGGCTCCGAGATCCACTTCTGGCCCGACAACTTCACGCTGCGCAACTACGAGACGGTGCTGTTCGATCCGGGTCGCACGCCGTTCCTGCCGGCGGCCGCGAACTCGCTCGTGGTCACGATCCTCACCGTGATCGTCGCCCTGGTCTTCGCGTTCCTCGCATCGATCGCGGTCACCCGCTTCCGCTTCAAGACCCGCCGCCTGTTCATCGTCACGATCCTGGTCGTGCAGATGATCCCCGGCGAGGCGATGATCGTCTCGGTCTTCCGGGTCATCGACGGCTGGCACCTGCTCAACACGATCATCGGCCTCACGCTCGTGTACATCGCGACGGTGCTGCCGTTCACGATCTGGACCCTGCGCGGGTTCGTGAACGGCGTCCCGGTCGAGCTCGAGGAGGCCGCGATGATCGACGGATGCTCCAGGGCGGGCGCCTTCTGGCGGGTCACGTTCCCCCTGCTCGCGCCGGGCCTCATCGCCACGGGCGTCTTCGGGTTCATCCAGGCGTGGAACGAGTTCATCATGGCGCTCGTGCTCAACGCCCGGCCCGAGATGATGACGCTGCCGGTGTGGCTGCGCACCTACCTCGTGGCGAACGGCACGACGAACTGGGCCGCGATCATGGCGGGCTCGACCCTCATGGCGATCCCGGTCATCGTGTTCTTCCTCCTCGTCCAGGGCCGCATGACGAGCGGACTCGTGAGCGGGGCCGTCAAGGGATGA
- a CDS encoding glycoside hydrolase family 3 protein, with the protein MTGQHPTGAGDDLRRDILTTLLPGFPGVAAPEWLLRRLRDGLGGVCLFGQNLASAEQLLALNTALRGANPLAVVAIDEEGGDVTRLFYDRGAPYPGNALLGRIDDVDLTERVARTVGEALAALGCTVTFAPDVDVNSNPDNPVIGVRSFGADPSLAARHAAAWVRGVQSTGVAASAKHFPGHGDTATDSHLALPVVDVALETLRERELVPFRAAIAAGARTIMTSHILLPRLDAEQPATLSPHIVQRLLRGELGFEGVIVTDALDMHGASGVHGIPEAAVLALAAGCDLLCIGSDNTDQQLDEIVAAVEAAVAAGRLPAERIREAATRVRGLGASAPALPASVASASLEPVHDASELARIAAAFDVTDAARERLAASDLLGTVVRVDTVANIAIGVAPWGPFAVDAAARGERWPDAAGVVAVSADAPLRDPASLPGPVLLVGKDLHRHPFAAEAIAALRAARDDVVTVDMGWPSEDRAYADIATFGASRLVGEALIALLDSTLAMPATPPAAPARTPVALDAT; encoded by the coding sequence ATGACCGGGCAGCACCCCACCGGCGCGGGCGACGACCTGCGCCGGGACATCCTCACGACCCTGCTCCCGGGCTTCCCCGGCGTGGCGGCGCCCGAATGGCTGCTGCGACGGCTGCGCGACGGGCTCGGCGGCGTGTGCCTGTTCGGGCAGAACCTCGCGTCGGCCGAGCAGCTGCTCGCACTGAACACCGCCCTGCGGGGGGCGAACCCGCTCGCGGTCGTCGCCATCGACGAGGAGGGCGGGGACGTCACGCGCCTGTTCTACGACCGCGGCGCGCCCTACCCGGGCAACGCGCTGCTGGGTCGGATCGACGACGTCGACCTCACCGAGCGGGTCGCCCGCACGGTCGGCGAGGCGCTCGCCGCCCTCGGCTGCACGGTCACGTTCGCGCCCGACGTCGACGTGAACTCGAACCCCGACAACCCGGTGATCGGCGTGCGCAGCTTCGGCGCCGACCCGTCGCTCGCGGCGCGGCACGCGGCCGCCTGGGTACGCGGCGTCCAGTCGACGGGCGTGGCCGCGAGCGCGAAGCACTTCCCCGGCCACGGCGACACCGCGACCGACTCGCACCTCGCGCTGCCGGTGGTCGACGTCGCGCTCGAGACGCTCCGCGAGCGCGAGCTCGTGCCGTTCCGTGCGGCGATCGCCGCCGGAGCCCGCACCATCATGACCTCGCACATCCTCCTGCCCCGCCTCGACGCGGAGCAGCCCGCGACCCTCTCCCCGCACATCGTGCAACGCCTGCTCCGCGGGGAGCTGGGGTTCGAGGGCGTCATCGTCACCGACGCCCTCGACATGCACGGGGCGAGCGGCGTGCACGGCATCCCCGAAGCCGCCGTGCTCGCCCTCGCCGCCGGCTGCGACCTGCTCTGCATCGGCAGCGACAACACCGACCAGCAGCTCGACGAGATCGTGGCGGCCGTCGAGGCCGCCGTCGCTGCGGGCCGACTCCCCGCGGAACGCATCCGCGAGGCCGCAACGCGCGTGCGCGGGCTCGGCGCGTCGGCGCCGGCGCTGCCCGCGTCGGTCGCGTCCGCATCGCTCGAGCCGGTGCACGACGCGAGCGAGCTCGCCCGCATCGCCGCCGCGTTCGACGTGACGGATGCCGCGCGCGAGCGGCTCGCGGCATCCGACCTCCTCGGCACCGTGGTGCGCGTCGACACCGTCGCGAACATCGCGATCGGCGTCGCGCCGTGGGGCCCCTTCGCGGTCGACGCCGCGGCGCGGGGGGAGCGGTGGCCGGATGCCGCGGGCGTCGTCGCCGTCTCGGCGGACGCCCCCCTCCGGGATCCAGCGTCGCTGCCCGGACCCGTGCTCCTCGTGGGCAAGGACCTGCACCGGCATCCGTTCGCCGCCGAGGCGATCGCCGCGCTGCGGGCCGCGCGCGACGACGTCGTCACCGTCGACATGGGGTGGCCGTCCGAGGATCGCGCGTATGCCGACATCGCGACCTTCGGCGCCTCCCGCCTCGTGGGCGAGGCGCTCATCGCGCTGCTCGACTCGACGCTCGCCATGCCGGCGACGCCGCCAGCCGCTCCCGCGCGCACTCCGGTCGCGCTGGACGCGACATGA
- a CDS encoding ROK family protein translates to MRLGIDIGGTKTAAVAIGADGELSDQVRMPTGFGADEVVATALRTVERMTQLAGVAAGAFTSIGIGIPGAVDSTTGRVAHAVNLGLEGLDLGPRLADRLGVEVRVENDVKAAALGAHHLLGIADGLRTHSMAYLNLGTGLAAGIVLDGRLLRGGHGVAGEIGHIPVDPAGEVCGCGQRGCLETLASGWAIARAWPSADRHPARALFDAAAAGDQAAVDVRERFLTGVAAAVRLLVLTTDVDDVVIGGGLAALGDDLLGGTHRILNGWADSSAFLASLDLAARVQVIPPGFPAAAVGAALVGGHRWPKS, encoded by the coding sequence ATGAGGCTCGGCATCGACATCGGCGGCACGAAGACCGCCGCGGTCGCGATCGGCGCCGATGGCGAGCTGAGCGACCAGGTGCGCATGCCCACCGGGTTCGGCGCCGACGAGGTGGTCGCCACGGCGCTGCGCACCGTCGAGCGCATGACGCAGCTCGCGGGCGTCGCGGCGGGGGCGTTCACGTCGATCGGCATCGGCATCCCCGGCGCGGTCGACAGCACGACGGGTCGCGTCGCGCACGCCGTGAACCTCGGCCTCGAGGGCCTCGACCTCGGCCCCCGCCTCGCCGACCGGCTCGGCGTCGAGGTGCGCGTCGAGAACGACGTGAAGGCGGCGGCGCTCGGCGCCCACCACCTGCTCGGCATCGCCGACGGCCTGCGCACGCACTCGATGGCGTACCTCAACCTCGGCACGGGGCTCGCGGCGGGCATCGTGCTCGACGGCCGGCTCCTCCGCGGCGGGCACGGCGTCGCCGGCGAGATCGGCCACATCCCGGTCGACCCGGCCGGCGAGGTGTGCGGATGCGGCCAGCGCGGATGCCTCGAGACCCTCGCCTCGGGCTGGGCGATCGCGCGCGCCTGGCCGTCGGCCGACCGTCACCCGGCCCGCGCGCTGTTCGACGCGGCCGCGGCCGGCGATCAGGCCGCGGTCGACGTGCGCGAGCGCTTCCTCACGGGCGTCGCTGCCGCCGTGCGACTACTCGTGCTCACGACCGACGTCGACGACGTGGTGATCGGCGGCGGGCTCGCCGCCCTCGGCGACGACCTCCTCGGTGGGACGCACCGTATCCTGAACGGGTGGGCCGATTCGTCGGCCTTCCTCGCATCGCTCGACCTCGCCGCTCGCGTGCAGGTCATCCCACCAGGATTCCCGGCGGCCGCCGTTGGTGCCGCCCTCGTAGGAGGACACCGATGGCCGAAGTCGTGA
- the nagB gene encoding glucosamine-6-phosphate deaminase, giving the protein MAEVVIVADEDAAGALVADAIVSLIRQKPDAVLGLATGSTPLASYRALADRIAEERIDVRGVRGFALDEYVGLPAGHPESYRSVISREVVEPLGLTPELVRVPNGDPATIRTAGSDYEAAIDAAGGVDLQILGIGRTGHIGFNEPGSSLASLTRVKTLTEPTRVDNARFFDSPDDVPMHCITQGIGTILRARHLVLLAFGEAKAHAVAAAVEGPVTASQPGSAIQLHPHTTVIVDEAAAAELENLDYYRHAWANKPAWQGI; this is encoded by the coding sequence ATGGCCGAAGTCGTGATCGTCGCCGATGAGGACGCCGCCGGCGCCCTCGTGGCCGACGCGATCGTCTCCCTCATCCGCCAGAAGCCCGACGCCGTGCTCGGGCTCGCGACGGGCTCGACGCCGCTCGCCAGCTACCGGGCGCTCGCCGACCGCATCGCCGAGGAGCGCATCGACGTGCGCGGCGTGCGCGGCTTCGCCCTCGACGAGTACGTCGGCCTGCCCGCCGGGCACCCCGAGAGCTACCGCTCGGTCATCTCGCGCGAGGTCGTGGAGCCGCTCGGCCTCACGCCCGAGCTCGTGCGCGTGCCGAACGGCGACCCCGCGACGATCCGCACCGCGGGGTCCGACTACGAGGCCGCGATCGACGCGGCCGGCGGGGTCGACCTGCAGATCCTCGGCATCGGCCGCACCGGCCACATCGGCTTCAACGAGCCCGGATCCTCGCTCGCATCGCTCACGCGCGTGAAGACCCTCACCGAGCCGACCCGCGTCGACAACGCGCGGTTCTTCGACTCGCCCGACGACGTGCCGATGCACTGCATCACGCAGGGCATCGGCACGATCCTGCGCGCCCGGCACCTCGTGCTGCTCGCGTTCGGCGAGGCGAAGGCGCACGCGGTCGCCGCGGCGGTCGAGGGCCCGGTCACGGCGAGCCAGCCCGGCTCGGCGATCCAGCTGCATCCGCACACGACCGTGATCGTCGACGAGGCGGCCGCGGCCGAGCTCGAGAACCTCGACTACTACCGGCATGCGTGGGCGAACAAGCCCGCCTGGCAGGGCATCTGA
- a CDS encoding TetR/AcrR family transcriptional regulator → MPRVTEAYRTARRDEIIAAALRCFAEKGYQRTSMADIIEESGLSAGAIYGHFAGKQELFAAVAGRVLDARAGELEAMRGSGDPPSPGRIIATLLDGMRREPFSGVLLQLWAEAVIDPAIREQVQQVLGRLKATLHARLAEWAAVPGHVEGDPEAWAARAVPVVIGLGPGFIVQRALVDGFDEDAYLRALPELLPH, encoded by the coding sequence ATGCCGCGAGTGACCGAGGCCTACCGCACCGCGCGACGCGACGAGATCATCGCCGCCGCCCTGCGCTGCTTCGCCGAGAAGGGCTACCAGCGCACGTCGATGGCCGACATCATCGAGGAGTCCGGGCTCTCGGCCGGCGCGATCTACGGGCACTTCGCGGGCAAGCAGGAGCTCTTCGCGGCCGTCGCCGGCCGCGTGCTCGACGCGCGGGCCGGCGAGCTCGAGGCGATGCGCGGCTCGGGCGATCCGCCGTCCCCCGGCCGGATCATCGCGACCCTCCTCGACGGCATGCGGCGCGAGCCGTTCAGCGGCGTGCTCCTGCAGCTCTGGGCGGAGGCCGTGATCGATCCCGCGATCCGCGAACAGGTGCAGCAGGTGCTCGGTCGGCTGAAGGCGACGCTGCACGCGCGGCTGGCCGAATGGGCTGCGGTGCCGGGGCACGTCGAGGGCGACCCCGAGGCGTGGGCGGCGCGCGCGGTCCCGGTCGTCATCGGGCTCGGTCCGGGCTTCATCGTGCAGCGCGCCCTCGTCGACGGGTTCGACGAGGATGCCTACCTCAGGGCGCTGCCCGAGCTGCTCCCGCACTGA
- a CDS encoding YrdB family protein, with protein MSTAVPPQSQPKIGPNDVLRFFLELFAFVSLGIWGFTAFPLPWPGVLIGLGAPALAILAWALFLSPKAVLRIDPFGQALVEIAVFSSAAIAWWLMGQPVVAVVFAVVAAVSGILHGRKQLAD; from the coding sequence GTGAGCACCGCAGTCCCCCCGCAGTCCCAGCCGAAGATCGGCCCGAACGACGTCCTCCGCTTCTTCCTGGAGCTCTTCGCGTTCGTGAGCCTCGGCATCTGGGGCTTCACCGCGTTCCCGCTGCCGTGGCCCGGCGTGCTCATCGGGCTCGGCGCGCCGGCGCTCGCCATCCTCGCGTGGGCGCTCTTCCTCTCGCCGAAGGCGGTGCTCCGCATCGACCCGTTCGGCCAGGCGCTCGTGGAGATCGCGGTGTTCTCGTCCGCGGCCATCGCGTGGTGGCTGATGGGCCAGCCCGTCGTCGCGGTGGTGTTCGCGGTCGTGGCGGCCGTCAGCGGCATCCTGCACGGGCGCAAGCAGCTCGCCGACTGA